The Bacillus sp. F19 DNA segment ATAGTTTAAGTAGAGACCTTCACAATCTCTTATAGACTTTAACATAATCCAATCCCTTAAATGTATGGTTCTTGAATCTAACTCATTACAAAAAGACGCCTTCTTATTAAAGAAAAGTGCCCAATTGCTGTAGAAGTGAAGTTGGAGTCCACTAGAGTAATAATCAAGCATTCTAATCTTTATTTTTAAATATCTTAATATAGAAAAAGTCTCAATCCTTTTCGAATAAAGGATCAAGACTTTCCAATTTCTTCTTTCAATAATTGGCTTAGTAAGTCAAAGTCAAATCTGCCATAACAGGATAATGATCACTTGGGAATTGGCCATGTTTATGATCATCGAGAATTTCAATTGTATGCGCTTGGACATTCCCTTTAGAAAGAATCCAATCAATACGCTTCTCCGGCCCTCCACCAGTCGGGTCTTTGAAAGCATTAGCTGTACCAAGTTCTTCGTTAATTCTTGTTTCCGCTACTTTCCATAAATCAACAAATGGTCCTTCCGTCGTAAGGAGTTGATAAGGTTTGCTGTCAGGGCTCGCATTAAAATCCCCTGTTAATACAATAGGAAGCTCTGGATTGAAGGCTTTTATTTTTTCTTTAATTAATTCTGCACTCTTCTCTCTAGCATTTGCAGATTTATGGTCAAAATGAGTATTTACAACATAAAATTGTTGATTGGTTTGCTTGTCAAGAAACTTCGCCCATGTTACCATACGTGGAATTGTATTTCCCCAAGTCATGGATCCTATCACATTTGGTGTATCTGATAACCAAAAGTGGTCATACTCTAAAGGAGTGTAGCGATTTTCATTATAGAAAATAGCTGAGTATTCGCCTTTGCTTCCTCCCTCACGGCCTAAACCAATCCATTCGTATTGCGGCAAATTTTCTTCAAGATCTAGAAGCTGTTTATGTAAAACTTCCTGTGTACCAATAATATCTGGTTGTTCCCTTTCAATGAGTTTTTTAATTGCCGGAAGCCTCTCTGCCCAAGTATGCGGTGAAGGATCACTGCTATTTTGATATCTTACATTATAAGTCATTACCTTTAAATCTACTTCAGATACTTGTTCTGATTCTTCTGAAGCGAACACATTTGATGTTACTGAAAAAGCACTGCCTACCAACATTGCTACAATTGCTACTAATAAAACAGGATTAAACAACTTTCTCAATTTATTTCCCTCCTAGTTTTGTATTCAAAAAAATCATACCGTTTGTATGTAAACTTGATTAAAGAAAAATTTAAATATTCATAAAGATTATTTAATTAGATGAAGGCGTTTAATATCAAGGGTTACAAACTAATAATTAGTATAATAGACTGAGAAATTTAAGATCTTTGGTAAATATTTCAGTGAGGTATTACCTATAAAAAATTACATTCTTTATTAGTATGTAATAATTTTTTCTTTTATTTTACTACTATGTAATAATCTTCTTAATTTCAGAAAAATGGTATAAACAGTAAAGTAGTTGCTGCTATGCGCAAAAAATTAGTCCATGAAAACACCCACTTTAACGAAACATTTATGATTTATTTGCTTTGTATTATATGTAGCATCACTAAGGGAACTACAATTTCAAGTAAACATTCAACATTGATTTGGTAGAAAAAAGAAAATTTAGGTTCTCAAAGTTAGCCCAACTAGCCTGATCCGTTAGTTGAAGAAGGGAAACAACTTTTTCATTATACCGGCACCCAAAATGACATTAATATTGGCAGTCAATTTGGCACTCTTCCTGAATTGTACAATACTTATTGTCCATTAAAAAATGATGTCAATTGCAATGTAAAAAAGCATAAAAAAGTCTAAAATCCTTGGTAAATATAGAAAATGACGTGTGCCAATTCACACGTCATTTCTTATGTCATTTATAAAGAAAGCACCCGAAAACGGAACCCTTTATTTTAATAGATAGAGCCTTTTATGTGCATTAAACGGCAGTCTGATTCAGTACTTTTTTAATAAAGTGAAGCGTCTCATCAATAATCTGCTGCTGGTCATGATCAAGCGTAGCGACATGGTAGCTGTTTTCAAGAGTGATCAGATTTTTATCCCTTGAAGAAATCTCTT contains these protein-coding regions:
- a CDS encoding endonuclease/exonuclease/phosphatase family protein translates to MRKLFNPVLLVAIVAMLVGSAFSVTSNVFASEESEQVSEVDLKVMTYNVRYQNSSDPSPHTWAERLPAIKKLIEREQPDIIGTQEVLHKQLLDLEENLPQYEWIGLGREGGSKGEYSAIFYNENRYTPLEYDHFWLSDTPNVIGSMTWGNTIPRMVTWAKFLDKQTNQQFYVVNTHFDHKSANAREKSAELIKEKIKAFNPELPIVLTGDFNASPDSKPYQLLTTEGPFVDLWKVAETRINEELGTANAFKDPTGGGPEKRIDWILSKGNVQAHTIEILDDHKHGQFPSDHYPVMADLTLTY